AGGCTTTGGCGACTACTGGGCGGCGTCCCATTCGTACAGCGTGGCCAATGGCAACACGTTCCATCCCGAGTGGGCGTTCAGCTGGGACGGCCACGGTGCCTGCTGGGGCGGCCGCCTGCTCAATCGCACCAATACCATGTACAACAGCAGCAAGACTTACGGGGCACACCAGTCGGTGACGGAAAACGCTGTCACCTTCCAGTCCGACGAGCTGTGGTCGGCGCCCCTGTACGAATCCATGCGGGCGCTGCTGGCAGCTGGCAAGCCACGCGGAAATATCGACAAGATTATTCTGGAAGCCCATTTTGGCCTGGGCAGCAATGTGAAAATGCCGGTCATGGCCACCGCCATCGTTAATGCTGCCAAGAATCTGTTCCCCGCAGACCTGAGCTATGCCAACACCTTCCAGGCCAAGTTTGAGGCGCAAAAAATCCTGAGCCCGGTCATTGTGGGCCCGACCATCAACGAGGTGGAAAGCAACAACACGATTGCCACGGCCAATGCCGTCACCACCAGTGGTACGACCGTCAATGGTGTCATGGGTTCCAGCACCGACGTTGATTTCGTCAAAGTTACCCTGCCGGCTGGCAAAACGCTGACCGCAAAGATGACGCCGAATGCAACGTCGGACTATGACCTTGAGCTGTACAGCGCCAGCGGCACCAGGCTCAGCTCCAGCACGGCTGGCACCGGCGCGGTGGACACCGTGTCGCGCACCAACACCGGCACCACCGCGCTGGTACTGTATGTGAAAACCTACTACTACAGTGGCGGCACCGGCGCCACCAGCGGCAAATACGCGCTGCGCGCCAGCTGGTAACAACCCGTGGAAGCTTGAGTAGTGGCTCAAGCTGCAGTACCTTATCCCCGCTTCGGCGGGGTTTTTTTCGGGCTTGCCCGCCATTTCGGGGCAGTGCGAAGGCCTGACCGGCAAAACGACTGCCGCGCCACCCTCAAGCGGCGCACCGTTGTCTGGACGGGCGATGTAGTGGATAATTCCACCCATGAACGATACCACCACACTTCCCCCCCTCCCGGACCGGCTCTCGATTGATCCGCGCAGCCCTTTTCACAATCCCGACGCGTTTCAGCGTGAAGTAGGCATCAAGCTGAACGACAAGGAACGCACCAATGTCGAGGAATACTGCATCAGCGAAGGCTGGATCAAGGTTGCCGCCGGCAAAACTCTCGACCGCAAGGGCAATCCCATGCTCATCAAGCTCAAGGGCAAAGTCGAAGCGTTTTACAAGTAGATATTGAGAAAGAAGACGTAAAAAAGCCGGCTGGCGCACATGATGGCGCCAGCCGGCTTTTTACTGGGTGGGCCCTCAGTGACCGTGCTCTTCCTCGTACTTGTCGGCCTCGGCCTTGGTCTTGTGAACGATGCCGTCCGGATGCTCCGGCGGCATGTACAGGGTGTACAGGCGCAGCGGCGCCGTCTGCGACTTGTTGATCACATTGTGCTCGGTGCCCGCCGGAATCACCACTGCCGTACCGTCTTCGAGCTTGTGCTCCTCGCCATCGAGAATGGCGACACCATCGCCTTCTTCCACGCGGATGAACTGGTCATGGCCGGTGTGGTGTTCCATGCCGATTTCTTCGCCAGGCTGCAAAGTCATGATGACCAGCTGGCTGCGCTTGGTTGTGTACAGCACTTCGCGAAAATTATTGCCTTCGAGCGTTTTCTGTTCGATGTTGATGCTGTATCCGGACATGCTTCCTCCAAAAGTTGAACTGGTCACATGATTGTATAAGAGCGGGGCCAATGGTGCTGGCGCGCGCGTGTAGCGCGACCTTTCCGGGTCAAACCTTGGCCATCAGTTGCTTTCGTGCCCCTGAGCGAGCGCTACCGGCTGCACGGGCATTGCCTGCCTGCCGACGCTGCAAAAGCCGGCAGCCTGATTCAGCTTGCGCTGGCCACCGGCAGGCGCGCATCCACCCAACCGGTAATGCCGGCCGACATGACCCGGACATCGGTGTAGCCGAGCTGGCGCGCACGGCGCGCAGCCCTCGGCGCCTTGGTGCACAGGGGATTGGAGCAGTAAAACACCAGGCTGGTGTCCAGATCCGCAGGCAGGGCGCTGGCCGCATGGTCCGGCGCCAGGTTCAGCGCGCCCGGCACGTGTGCCTTGCGCCATGCGGCCGGCGCATTGAGGTCAATGATCGTGGGGCTGGCCTCGCGCATGCG
This region of Massilia sp. PAMC28688 genomic DNA includes:
- a CDS encoding DUF3297 family protein, which codes for MNDTTTLPPLPDRLSIDPRSPFHNPDAFQREVGIKLNDKERTNVEEYCISEGWIKVAAGKTLDRKGNPMLIKLKGKVEAFYK
- a CDS encoding cupin domain-containing protein, translating into MSGYSINIEQKTLEGNNFREVLYTTKRSQLVIMTLQPGEEIGMEHHTGHDQFIRVEEGDGVAILDGEEHKLEDGTAVVIPAGTEHNVINKSQTAPLRLYTLYMPPEHPDGIVHKTKAEADKYEEEHGH
- a CDS encoding rhodanese-like domain-containing protein, with product MFAMLMGLKTIAPRELHARMREASPTIIDLNAPAAWRKAHVPGALNLAPDHAASALPADLDTSLVFYCSNPLCTKAPRAARRARQLGYTDVRVMSAGITGWVDARLPVASAS